A region from the Buchnera aphidicola (Pemphigus populi) genome encodes:
- the rpsI gene encoding 30S ribosomal protein S9, translating to MTVIQGYGTGRRKRSSARVFMKLGTGEIVINKRKLEDYFGRETACMIVRQPLELVDLLTKFNFYITVKGGGISGQAGAVRHGIARALIKYNELLRIDLRKAGFVTRDSRQVERKKVGFRKSRKRPQFSKR from the coding sequence ATGACAGTTATTCAAGGTTATGGAACAGGTCGTAGAAAAAGATCTTCTGCTCGAGTTTTTATGAAATTAGGTACAGGTGAAATTGTTATTAACAAACGTAAGTTAGAGGATTATTTTGGTAGAGAGACGGCGTGTATGATTGTTCGTCAACCTTTAGAATTAGTAGATTTACTCACTAAATTTAATTTTTATATTACTGTAAAAGGAGGCGGTATTTCTGGACAAGCAGGTGCCGTTCGCCATGGTATTGCTCGGGCTTTAATTAAATATAATGAATTATTGCGAATTGATTTAAGAAAAGCTGGATTTGTCACTCGTGATTCACGTCAAGTAGAACGTAAAAAAGTAGGTTTCCGTAAATCTAGAAAACGTCCACAATTTTCTAAACGTTAG
- the ftsH gene encoding ATP-dependent zinc metalloprotease FtsH: protein MVKNLILWLVIAVVFMSIFQSFNSDDGNIRKIDYSTFLSEVNQDQVREVHINGHEINVVKKNNNKYTTYLPINDVKLLDNLLVKNIKVVGEAPEETSLITSIFISWFPMFLLIGVWIFFMRQMHLGGGKGAMSFGKSKARMLSEDEIKITFSDVAGCDEAKEEVGELVEYLREPSRFQKLGGKIPKGILMVGPPGTGKTLLAKAIAGEAKVPFFTISGSDFVEMFVGVGASRVRDMFEHSRKSAPCIIFIDEIDAVGRQRGTGVGGGHDEREQTLNQMLVEMDGFEGNEGIILIAATNRPDVLDPALLRPGRFDRQIVVALPDVRGRDQILKVHMRKVPLDKDVDAMIIARSTPGFSGADLANLVNEAALFAARMNRHTVSMSEFEKAKDKIIMGSERRSLVITDAQKQATAYHEAGHVIVGRLVPEHDPAHKVTIIPRGRALGVTFFLPESDTISISRQKLESQISTLYGGRLAEEIIYGEKNVSTGAFNDIKIATTLARNMVTQWGFSDKLGPLLYAEEDDEIFLGRSVAKAKHMSDKTARIIDEEVKLLIEFNYQRARSILNNNMDILHAMKDALMKYETIDSLQIDDLMARKEVRKPIDWKDHSSIN, encoded by the coding sequence ATGGTTAAAAATCTGATTCTTTGGTTAGTCATTGCAGTAGTATTCATGTCTATATTTCAAAGTTTTAATTCCGATGATGGAAATATTCGCAAAATAGATTATTCAACTTTTTTATCAGAAGTCAACCAAGATCAGGTCCGAGAAGTGCATATAAATGGGCACGAAATTAATGTTGTCAAAAAAAATAATAATAAATATACAACATATCTTCCAATTAATGATGTTAAGTTACTTGATAATCTTTTGGTAAAAAATATTAAAGTAGTAGGAGAAGCTCCTGAAGAAACAAGTTTGATAACATCTATTTTTATCTCTTGGTTTCCGATGTTTTTATTAATAGGGGTTTGGATTTTTTTTATGCGTCAAATGCATCTTGGTGGTGGTAAGGGAGCCATGTCGTTTGGTAAAAGTAAAGCTCGTATGCTATCTGAAGATGAAATTAAGATTACTTTTTCTGATGTAGCTGGTTGTGATGAAGCTAAGGAAGAAGTTGGTGAATTGGTCGAATATTTAAGAGAACCTAGTCGTTTTCAGAAATTAGGTGGTAAAATTCCAAAAGGAATTTTAATGGTAGGTCCTCCGGGCACAGGAAAAACATTGCTTGCAAAAGCGATAGCTGGAGAAGCTAAAGTTCCTTTTTTTACTATTTCTGGATCTGATTTTGTTGAAATGTTTGTTGGAGTAGGAGCATCACGGGTACGTGATATGTTTGAACATTCTAGAAAATCTGCTCCATGTATAATATTTATTGATGAAATTGATGCAGTAGGTAGGCAAAGAGGTACCGGTGTTGGTGGTGGACATGATGAAAGAGAACAAACATTAAATCAGATGTTAGTAGAAATGGACGGATTTGAAGGGAATGAAGGGATTATTTTAATAGCTGCTACAAATCGTCCTGATGTTTTAGATCCTGCTTTATTGCGACCCGGTCGCTTTGATAGACAAATAGTAGTTGCTTTACCTGATGTCAGAGGAAGAGATCAAATCCTTAAAGTACACATGCGTAAAGTTCCGTTAGATAAAGATGTTGATGCAATGATTATTGCTCGTAGCACTCCTGGATTTTCTGGTGCAGATTTAGCTAATTTAGTCAATGAAGCAGCTTTGTTTGCGGCTAGAATGAATCGGCATACTGTATCCATGTCAGAATTTGAAAAAGCTAAAGATAAAATTATTATGGGTTCTGAACGTCGGTCTTTAGTTATTACGGATGCACAAAAACAAGCTACAGCTTATCATGAAGCCGGTCATGTAATTGTAGGTAGATTAGTACCTGAACATGATCCTGCTCATAAAGTAACAATTATTCCAAGAGGTAGGGCTTTAGGAGTGACGTTTTTTTTGCCGGAAAGTGATACTATCAGTATCAGTCGTCAAAAGCTAGAAAGTCAAATATCTACTTTATATGGTGGTCGTTTAGCTGAAGAAATTATTTATGGTGAAAAAAATGTGTCTACTGGTGCTTTTAATGATATTAAAATCGCAACTACTTTAGCAAGAAATATGGTTACTCAATGGGGTTTTTCGGATAAATTAGGACCTTTATTATATGCCGAAGAAGATGATGAAATATTTTTAGGTCGTTCGGTAGCTAAAGCAAAACATATGTCTGATAAAACAGCTAGAATTATTGATGAAGAAGTGAAATTATTAATAGAATTTAACTATCAACGAGCAAGGAGTATTTTAAATAATAATATGGATATATTACATGCTATGAAAGATGCATTGATGAAATATGAAACAATTGATTCTTTACAAATTGATGATTTAATGGCTAGAAAAGAGGTTCGCAAACCAATAGATTGGAAAGATCATTCTTCTATTAATTAA
- the rlmE gene encoding 23S rRNA (uridine(2552)-2'-O)-methyltransferase RlmE has protein sequence MYSNNWLHNHFCDKYVKLAHKKGFRSRATFKLAELNNSDKIFQLGMTVIDLGSAPGSWSEYAVSKIGENGKIIACDILPMVPIKNVHFIQGDFREKIIFDKLLNHVRSTSVSVVMSDMAPNISGHSCIDIPKSIFLCNLALNISKITLVSGGTLLLKLFQGEGFDTFLKKIHNLFSIVKIRKPNSSLASSREVYIVAAKKK, from the coding sequence ATGTATTCCAATAATTGGTTGCATAATCATTTTTGTGATAAATATGTAAAATTAGCTCATAAAAAAGGATTTAGATCAAGAGCAACATTTAAGTTAGCAGAATTAAATAATTCTGATAAAATTTTTCAATTGGGTATGACTGTGATAGATTTAGGATCAGCACCTGGTAGTTGGTCGGAATATGCTGTTTCTAAGATAGGAGAAAATGGTAAAATTATAGCATGTGATATATTGCCTATGGTGCCTATTAAAAATGTACATTTTATTCAAGGAGATTTCAGAGAGAAAATTATTTTTGATAAACTATTGAACCATGTAAGATCAACTTCTGTTAGTGTAGTAATGTCTGATATGGCTCCTAACATAAGTGGACATTCTTGTATTGATATTCCTAAATCTATTTTTTTATGTAATTTAGCTCTCAACATATCTAAAATAACATTAGTGTCAGGAGGAACATTATTGTTAAAATTATTTCAAGGAGAAGGATTTGATACATTTTTAAAAAAAATTCATAATTTGTTTTCAATAGTAAAAATTCGTAAACCAAATTCTTCTCTAGCTAGTTCTAGAGAAGTGTATATTGTAGCAGCTAAGAAAAAATAA
- a CDS encoding chorismate mutase, whose product MIYKNSLLYLRDKINLIDQELIKIFSERQKIIKKIAEEKKNTSQPIRDIEREILLLKTAINLGEKFNLDAKFIKNIFKIIIQYSVSTQKKIIEKKNNFSPTIFSFLGPKGSYSHIAVKKYNKKKHEKVKEKECISFKETIQLVENKKSDFAILPIENISSGSINEVYDLLQNTHLSIIGEIYIPINHCLLALPHTTLKNIEKIYSHTQPFQQCNIFMQKFPNWKIRYTLSSADAMHRVAKIKKNNIAAIGSEKGGRYYKLKVLLHNISNQKNNITRFIILSNNPINISEDQPAKTTLSLKIRKKVGSLLKVLLILQEHNLIIKKLESRPIYNYPWEEIFFIDILINLHSPLMQNAITKLRNITTYLKILGCYQYESLNTNIK is encoded by the coding sequence ATGATTTACAAAAATTCATTACTTTATTTACGTGATAAAATTAATTTAATTGATCAAGAATTGATAAAAATTTTTTCTGAAAGGCAAAAAATAATAAAAAAAATAGCAGAAGAAAAAAAAAATACATCTCAACCTATTAGAGATATAGAACGTGAAATATTATTATTAAAAACAGCAATCAATTTAGGTGAAAAATTTAATCTTGATGCTAAGTTTATAAAAAATATATTTAAAATTATTATACAATATTCGGTATCTACTCAAAAAAAAATAATAGAAAAAAAAAATAATTTCTCACCTACCATATTTTCCTTTCTTGGTCCTAAAGGTTCTTACTCCCATATAGCTGTCAAAAAATATAATAAAAAAAAACATGAAAAAGTAAAAGAAAAAGAATGTATTTCTTTTAAAGAAACTATTCAATTAGTAGAAAATAAAAAATCTGATTTCGCTATATTACCTATAGAAAATATATCTTCTGGTTCTATTAATGAAGTATATGATTTATTACAAAATACTCATTTATCTATTATTGGAGAAATTTATATCCCTATCAATCATTGTTTATTAGCACTTCCTCATACCACTTTAAAAAATATAGAAAAAATTTATAGCCATACACAACCTTTTCAGCAATGTAATATTTTTATGCAAAAATTTCCTAATTGGAAAATAAGATATACATTAAGTTCAGCTGATGCTATGCATCGTGTAGCTAAAATAAAAAAAAATAATATTGCTGCCATAGGTAGTGAAAAAGGAGGAAGATATTATAAATTAAAAGTTTTGTTACATAACATATCAAATCAAAAAAATAATATAACCCGTTTTATAATATTATCTAATAATCCTATTAATATATCGGAAGATCAACCAGCAAAAACTACATTATCATTAAAAATTAGAAAAAAGGTAGGATCTCTTTTAAAAGTTTTACTTATTTTACAAGAACATAATTTAATTATAAAGAAATTAGAATCTCGACCAATATATAATTACCCATGGGAAGAAATATTCTTCATAGATATTCTTATAAATTTACATTCACCGCTTATGCAAAATGCTATTACTAAATTACGTAATATTACTACATATTTAAAAATATTAGGATGTTATCAATATGAATCACTAAATACCAATATAAAATAA
- the cgtA gene encoding Obg family GTPase CgtA, whose translation MKFLDQAVIHVIAGNGGNGCISFRREKYIPKGGPDGGDGGNGGNIWLQSTNNLNTLIDFKFKKFFLAGNGKNGLSGKCSGKKGVDITIPVPIGTRIIDIKTNEIISDMLDNNQTLLIAKGGWHGLGNTRFKSSINRTPKKKTLGTPGEKREILLELMLLADVGTLGLPNAGKSTLVQAISSAKPKIAEYPFTTLTPTLGTVFINNKKKFIISDIPGLIKNASKGIGLGFQFLKHLERCRLLLHIIDISSNNTTDIINNIHVILNELKHYNVTLYNKPRWIIFNKTDLLEIKKTKKIISKVLLSLNKLEKYYVISAIYKTGTKLLCSDISNFLKTME comes from the coding sequence ATGAAATTTCTAGATCAAGCGGTAATTCATGTTATTGCTGGAAATGGAGGTAATGGCTGTATAAGTTTTAGGAGAGAAAAATATATACCAAAAGGAGGACCAGATGGAGGAGATGGTGGTAATGGTGGAAATATTTGGTTACAGTCCACTAATAATCTTAATACACTGATAGATTTTAAATTTAAAAAATTTTTTTTAGCCGGTAACGGAAAAAATGGGCTGTCAGGGAAATGTTCAGGAAAAAAAGGCGTTGATATCACTATTCCTGTTCCAATAGGAACAAGAATAATTGATATAAAAACCAATGAAATTATCAGTGATATGCTAGACAATAATCAAACATTATTAATTGCAAAAGGAGGTTGGCATGGATTAGGAAATACTAGATTTAAATCTAGTATTAATCGAACACCAAAGAAAAAAACTCTTGGAACACCAGGAGAAAAAAGAGAAATTCTATTAGAATTAATGCTATTAGCTGATGTGGGTACATTGGGTCTGCCTAATGCGGGAAAATCTACTTTAGTTCAAGCAATATCTTCTGCTAAACCTAAAATAGCTGAATACCCTTTTACAACATTAACTCCCACTTTAGGTACGGTTTTTATAAATAACAAAAAAAAATTCATTATATCTGATATCCCAGGATTAATAAAAAATGCATCTAAAGGAATTGGTTTAGGATTTCAATTTTTAAAACATTTAGAAAGATGTCGTTTATTACTTCATATTATCGATATTTCTTCAAATAATACTACAGATATTATTAATAATATTCATGTCATTTTAAATGAATTAAAACATTATAATGTAACATTATATAATAAACCAAGATGGATTATTTTTAATAAAACTGATTTATTAGAAATAAAAAAAACAAAAAAGATAATAAGTAAAGTATTATTATCTCTAAATAAGTTAGAAAAATATTATGTTATTTCTGCAATTTATAAAACTGGAACAAAATTACTCTGTTCTGATATATCTAATTTTTTAAAAACGATGGAATAA
- the ffh gene encoding signal recognition particle protein, with translation MFDNLTKRITETLNKITNIGRLTENNIQDTLREVRIALLEADVGLPVIKRFILHVKKKSLGNKINNTLTPGQTFIKIVKKELITLMGEKNNTLNFTVAPPAVLLMVGIQGSGKTTSLIKLAKLLKEKNQKKILTVSTDIYRPAAIRQLEILSSEVNIDFFPSNNTQNPIDISSKALEYAKIKLYDILLVDTAGRLHIEKKMMNEIKAIYDNIQPIETLFVIDSMMGQDSINILPAFNNIIPISGIILTKIDSDTRGGVALSIRYMTGKPIKFIGTGEKLNDIEPFYPDRIASRILGMGDMLSLIENIEEHIEKKESQKLKNKLKNKSKFDLSDFLIQIKQMRTMGGVSNLIEKLPHNQVQLNYLKSYINDTILIKFEAMINSMTKQEREKPEIIKGSRKRRIALGSRVHIQDINKLLKQFNDLKKIMKNIRTWNVKTIIKKIKNITPKNMFN, from the coding sequence ATGTTTGATAATCTCACTAAACGTATAACAGAAACTTTAAATAAAATTACTAACATAGGAAGATTAACAGAAAATAACATTCAAGACACGTTACGTGAAGTGCGAATTGCTTTATTAGAAGCTGATGTGGGATTACCTGTAATAAAAAGATTTATACTTCATGTAAAAAAAAAATCATTAGGAAATAAAATAAATAATACTTTAACTCCAGGACAAACATTTATAAAAATTGTTAAAAAAGAACTAATAACATTAATGGGAGAAAAAAATAATACTTTAAATTTTACTGTGGCGCCACCTGCAGTATTACTGATGGTAGGTATACAAGGATCAGGGAAAACTACCAGTTTAATAAAACTAGCAAAATTACTAAAAGAAAAAAACCAAAAAAAAATACTGACAGTTTCCACTGATATCTATCGACCTGCTGCCATTAGACAATTAGAAATTTTATCATCAGAAGTCAATATCGATTTCTTTCCCTCAAATAATACTCAAAACCCAATAGATATTTCTTCTAAAGCATTAGAATATGCAAAAATAAAATTATATGACATACTACTTGTCGATACAGCAGGCAGACTTCATATTGAAAAAAAAATGATGAATGAAATTAAAGCAATATATGATAATATACAACCGATAGAAACATTATTCGTTATTGATTCTATGATGGGACAAGATAGTATTAATATACTACCAGCATTTAATAATATTATACCAATATCAGGAATCATTTTAACTAAAATAGATAGTGATACCAGAGGTGGAGTAGCATTATCAATACGATATATGACTGGTAAACCTATTAAATTCATAGGAACAGGTGAAAAACTAAATGATATAGAACCATTCTATCCAGATAGAATCGCATCTCGTATTCTTGGTATGGGAGATATGTTATCTCTTATAGAAAATATAGAAGAACATATCGAAAAAAAGGAATCACAAAAATTAAAAAATAAACTCAAAAATAAAAGTAAATTTGATTTAAGTGACTTTTTAATACAAATTAAACAAATGCGTACTATGGGAGGTGTATCTAATTTAATTGAAAAGTTACCTCATAATCAAGTACAATTAAATTATTTAAAATCCTATATAAATGATACTATTTTAATTAAATTTGAAGCAATGATTAATTCAATGACAAAACAAGAACGAGAAAAACCAGAAATTATTAAAGGATCACGAAAACGTCGTATTGCTTTAGGATCTAGAGTTCATATACAAGATATTAATAAATTACTAAAACAATTTAATGACTTGAAAAAAATAATGAAAAATATAAGAACATGGAATGTAAAAACAATAATAAAAAAAATTAAAAATATTACTCCAAAAAATATGTTCAATTAA
- the rplU gene encoding 50S ribosomal protein L21: MYAVFLNGGKQHRVKEGQIIRLEKLDLKIGQRIEFKKILMLSDKENIKIGKPILSKCYIEAYIDNHGKHKKIKIIKFNRRKHYKKTQGHRQAFTDVKIKKIFNN, from the coding sequence ATGTACGCAGTATTCTTAAATGGCGGTAAACAACATCGAGTAAAAGAAGGACAAATAATAAGATTAGAAAAATTAGATTTAAAGATAGGACAAAGAATAGAATTCAAAAAAATATTAATGCTTTCGGATAAAGAAAATATTAAAATAGGAAAACCAATTTTATCAAAATGTTATATTGAAGCTTATATTGATAATCATGGAAAACATAAAAAAATAAAAATTATAAAATTTAATAGACGAAAACATTATAAAAAAACCCAAGGTCATAGACAAGCATTCACCGATGTAAAAATTAAAAAAATATTTAACAACTAA
- the rplM gene encoding 50S ribosomal protein L13, translating to MKTFSAKSSDIKKNWYFIDATGKILGRLATELSRYLRGKHKVEYTPHVDTGDYIIVLNAKNILVSGKKKRNKIYHHHTGYIGGIKSFSFVEMIQRCPERVIERAVKGMLPRGPLGRIMFKKLKVYAGNTHNHIAQNPQLLNI from the coding sequence ATGAAAACTTTTTCAGCTAAATCAAGTGATATAAAAAAAAATTGGTATTTTATTGATGCTACAGGAAAAATATTAGGTAGATTAGCAACTGAGTTATCTCGATATCTTCGAGGTAAGCATAAAGTAGAATATACACCTCATGTGGATACAGGAGATTATATCATTGTTTTGAATGCAAAAAATATTTTGGTTTCTGGAAAGAAAAAAAGAAATAAAATATATCATCATCATACAGGTTATATTGGAGGAATTAAAAGTTTCTCTTTTGTAGAAATGATACAGAGATGTCCTGAACGTGTTATAGAAAGAGCTGTAAAAGGTATGTTACCGAGAGGACCATTAGGGCGTATTATGTTTAAAAAGTTAAAAGTTTATGCCGGCAATACTCATAATCACATAGCGCAAAATCCACAGTTATTAAATATTTAA
- the greA gene encoding transcription elongation factor GreA translates to MNNKIPMTVIGINKLRKELKELKEVIRPRIISDISDARSHGDLKENAEYHSAREAQGFCEGRIQEIESKLANAEIIDVTKISNNGTVIFGVTVTILNTHTKKVFTYGIVGDDEADFKKKLISINSPIVRGLLGKKIKDMAVIKTPGGVIKYKILKIDYI, encoded by the coding sequence ATGAATAATAAGATTCCAATGACGGTAATTGGTATAAATAAACTGCGTAAAGAATTAAAAGAATTGAAAGAAGTTATACGTCCCCGTATTATTTCTGATATCTCTGACGCAAGGTCTCATGGTGATTTAAAGGAAAATGCGGAATATCACTCTGCCAGAGAAGCGCAAGGATTTTGTGAAGGAAGAATTCAAGAAATTGAATCTAAACTTGCTAATGCTGAAATTATTGATGTTACTAAAATATCGAATAATGGTACAGTAATTTTTGGTGTTACCGTAACCATATTAAATACACATACAAAAAAAGTATTTACTTATGGTATTGTTGGAGACGATGAAGCTGATTTTAAAAAAAAATTAATTTCTATTAATTCCCCTATTGTTCGTGGATTACTTGGTAAAAAAATAAAAGATATGGCTGTAATAAAAACACCAGGTGGAGTAATAAAGTATAAAATATTAAAAATAGATTATATTTAA
- the rpmA gene encoding 50S ribosomal protein L27 yields MAHKKAGGSTRNGRDSHSQRLGVKHFGGELISSGSIIVKQRGTKFHPGDNVGCGKDHTLFATKNGIVKFEIKGIKKRKYVSIIK; encoded by the coding sequence ATGGCTCATAAAAAAGCAGGTGGTTCTACACGAAATGGTCGAGATTCCCATTCCCAACGTTTGGGGGTAAAACATTTTGGAGGAGAATTGATATCTTCTGGTAGTATTATAGTTAAACAAAGAGGAACAAAATTTCATCCTGGTGATAATGTAGGTTGTGGTAAGGATCACACTCTATTTGCAACTAAAAATGGAATAGTAAAATTTGAAATTAAAGGTATAAAAAAGAGAAAATATGTCAGTATAATAAAATAA
- a CDS encoding BolA family protein, translating to MYNKKIENLLMNTLSLKEIYVKGDSNLIKIIAIGEIFTGMSEVKRQQSIYTPLISYILEKKIHAVSIKSYSPKEWNKKKSHL from the coding sequence ATGTACAATAAAAAAATAGAAAATCTACTTATGAATACATTATCACTGAAAGAAATATATGTAAAAGGAGATAGCAATCTTATCAAGATTATCGCTATTGGAGAAATATTTACAGGAATGAGTGAAGTAAAAAGACAACAATCTATTTATACACCTTTAATATCATATATTTTAGAAAAAAAAATTCATGCTGTATCTATAAAGTCTTATTCTCCTAAAGAATGGAATAAAAAAAAATCACACTTATAG